From Pseudomonadota bacterium:
TGCGGCAGCGCCTTGGCCAGGCGGAATGTGAAGTAGCCGGAGCCAGCGCCCAGGTCGACGACGGTCTCGACGCCGGTGAGGCCGAGCGCCGCGACCACGGCGTCGGGTTTCTGCCAGACCGCACGATTCGGCCGCTCCAGGAAGGCGATGTACTTCTCGACGTCCTCGAACGGGCGCAGGTGGTTCGGGTCGATGCCCTGTTTGCGCAGCGGGCAGTCGATGGGCGGGTGCGCCGGATCGTGGACCGCCAACGCTGTCGCTTTCGACGCGGGCGGGTCGCGCTGCTCGTCGGCCCGGCACGCGGGCAGGCCCGCGATCACCGTGACCGACAGTACGAGGCAGACGTTCCGAACCACCATGTGCTCCTCCGCCGCGATCGAACGCTCTCGGGGCATCCTACGAGTTCTGGACCGGCCCGGGAAGGAGGCGACCGCCGCTGGCACCCCCATGGAGGCGAGGACTCGATCACCGGCTACCACGCGGCGCACCTCACGGACGCGATCGCCGACACCACAACGGTCAAGCTCTCGCTGTGCCGCCCGCTCGATCCCGCTGCGCGTCGACTGCGACGGCGGGAGGATCGCGGTGGTGATGCCGGTGAGGGTGTGAAGGAGCGAGCTGCTACTGGCCGCCGCGGACACAACGAACACCGAGCGCCACCGCGAGGTCGTTCGCTTTCGCGGCCGAACGTGTGGTGTCTTCCCAGTAGTCCATGGTCCACGCCCGGACAGGATCCGTGTCCTGTTCTTCGGGATCGCCCGGGTCCCAGGCCCCGATGTACGTCGTCGAAGACCAGACCCCAAAGCTCATCGCGCCCGGGAACGCGTCCAGCGAGATCCCCGGCGTTTCCTGCTGCGTGTCCGCGATGCTGAAGAGCTCCACGCGGTCTGGGAGGCGCCAATCGTCGGCGCCGCCCAAGGCGAGCGACTCGCAATACGAGA
This genomic window contains:
- a CDS encoding class I SAM-dependent methyltransferase codes for the protein MFVVSAAASSSSLLHTLTGITTAILPPSQSTRSGIERAAQRELDRCGVGDRVREVRRVVAGDRVLASMGVPAAVASFPGRSRTRRMPRERSIAAEEHMVVRNVCLVLSVTVIAGLPACRADEQRDPPASKATALAVHDPAHPPIDCPLRKQGIDPNHLRPFEDVEKYIAFLERPNRAVWQKPDAVVAALGLTGVETVVDLGAGSGYFTFRLAKALPQGRVVAADIEPEMIRHIHHKLTSEGITNVEAVLIKPDDPGIPGDADLVFVCDVLHHVPDRAAWLGKVAAEMGPGAKLVLVEFKEGNLPEGPPESVKITRSQMVELAAKAGLALDAERADLLPYQSFLVFRKAP